The genomic interval TACTTCATCTAAATTAGAGCTTAATTTCGTCTCATAAAATGCATACTGTCTGCCAGCTACTATCTTGACTTGTGTCTCGCCATCTCGTTCCGGATGGATTAGGTTGAATAGTCTATTATTGTCTTCTATGTAACAGACATAATGTCTATCATTACCACCTCCAATTATCATAAACAATGTCTCATTGATGTCTAAACACACGAGTGTTACGTTATCGCCATCTAATCGGAGAATTGCCTCTTTAACTTGAGCAATATTTTGACATGGATATTCGGTTCCTCGATCCGTGCCATCCGTCCAGTTCTCTTCAAAAATTGTTGTAATTTTCATCAGAAATAAGTTGACTGAACTCAAAACGCCGTTCTCTAAGCCACGCCATAATCTGTATAAGGTCGCTTGTAGGGAGGATGCAAACCCAGGACAATATCCTCTCGCGGAACTCCCATTTCCACTAACTCTTCGGCGGGATTGCGATCGGTGAGGTTTTGTTGCAGCCAAATTTTACCATCTTTGATATCAAAATGGATAATCGAGCGATAAACTCGATGTAGCTTTTCCCAACCCACATCCATCCATTGGTAGTGGTCTCGTTCGGTATCGAAGAGAAGTTGCGTTTCAACGTCAGGATTAGAGTAGCAATAGTCCTGGCTTCCATAATGGGTGAGAAGAGTCTGGATCGCGGTTCGATACTGTTCTACTTTATCCATTGGGTAATAGTCTCCTGGTCTGGATCGTAAACAATCAAAAGAAGTTGGTAGGTTTGAATAGCGGCTTGGGTAAAAGGCAGTTGAAAAAAAGTTTCATAACTTTCTAAGGGAACTGCCAAATAGAGAGTACGCTCTGGCTCATAACTTTCTAAAGCCAAGCGATAGCTGAGAAATTGCCCGAGTGCTGCATAAAAATCTGT from Roseofilum casamattae BLCC-M143 carries:
- a CDS encoding XisI protein, which translates into the protein MDKVEQYRTAIQTLLTHYGSQDYCYSNPDVETQLLFDTERDHYQWMDVGWEKLHRVYRSIIHFDIKDGKIWLQQNLTDRNPAEELVEMGVPREDIVLGLHPPYKRPYTDYGVA
- a CDS encoding XisH family protein, translated to MVAKDRFHDPVKTALTKEQWVITQDPFSFKYGDVDFYIDLGAEKLLAAERNDEKIAVEIKSFLNPSAITDFYAALGQFLSYRLALESYEPERTLYLAVPLESYETFFQLPFTQAAIQTYQLLLIVYDPDQETITQWIK